In a genomic window of Phragmites australis chromosome 14, lpPhrAust1.1, whole genome shotgun sequence:
- the LOC133891524 gene encoding small ribosomal subunit protein eS1 — protein sequence MAVGKNKRISKGKKGGKKKTVDPFSKKDWYDIKAPSVFSVRNVGKTLVSRTQGTKIASEGLKHRVFEVSLADLQSDEDQAYRKIRLRAEDVQGRNVLTNFWGMNFTTDKLRSLVKKWQTLIEAHVDVKTTDNYMLRLFCIGFTKRRPNQVKRTCYAQASQIRQIRRKMVEIMANQASTCDLKELVSKFIPEVIGKEIEKATSSIFPLQNVFIRKVKILKAPKFDLGKLMEVHGDYKEDVGVKLERPAEVDEAIVGQEVAAAE from the exons ATGGCGGTCGGCAAGAACAAGCGCATCTCCAAGGGGAAGAAGGGCGGGAAGAAGAAGAC CGTCGATCCCTTCTCCAAGAAGGACTGGTACGACATCAAGGCCCCGTCGGTGTTCAGCGTGCGCAACGTCGGCAAGACGCTCGTGTCCAGGACACAGGGTACCAAG ATTGCCTCTGAGGGTCTGAAGCACAGAGTTTTTGAGGTCTCCTTAGCTGATCTTCAGAGTGATGAGGATCAGGCTTACAGGAAGATCAGACTTCGTGCGGAAGATGTACAAGGGAGGAATGTGCTCACAAACTTTTGG GGCATGAATTTCACCACTGACAAGCTCAGATCACTGGTGAAGAAGTGGCAGACGCTCATTGAGGCTCATGTTGATGTCAAGACCACTGATAACTACATGCTTCGCCTGTTCTGTATTGGCTTCACCAAGAGACGCCCCAACCAAGTAAAGCGCACCTGCTACGCTCAGGCCAGCCAGATCAGACAG ATCCGCCGCAAGATGGTTGAGATCATGGCCAACCAAGCCTCTACCTGCGACTTGAAGGAGCTGGTATCCAAGTTCATTCCTGAAGTCATTGGCAAGGAGATTGAGAAGGCGACATCAAGCATTTTCCCTCTCCAGAATGTGTTCATCCGCAAGGTCAAGATCCTGAAGGCCCCCAAATTCGATCTGGGAAAACTCATGGAG GTCCATGGTGACTACAAGGAAGATGTTGGTGTGAAGCTGGAAAGGCCTGCTGAAGTAGATGAAGCCATCGTTGGGCAGGAGGTTGCTGCCGCCGAGTAG
- the LOC133891370 gene encoding zinc finger protein ZAT9-like — translation MELAAARRGCKVCGKSFPCGRSLGGHMRSHLSLGDAAAEVDADNELRRASADGGRSSNGAVGYGLRENPRKTRRLSDFAEEKEEDGGDVDVDGEHKACRECGKLFSSWRSLFGHMRNHAFGGRDRDEDEDVDVEEEFVPEEAEAEYAEMVVPMEAPVPAPATVLAAAPMRRRRSMCVAAPAPAPPPVPSGFEKEQEDVALCLLMLSRDTGLWSSPVKEEPFEKGNEHKKATMKQARLPRNGRAYDSEDDSALLQYGDAKIKSGVAKSRKRSSPKQQREAVATKRTRYECPGCGKVFSSYQALGGHRASHKRINTSCSAPKVTPAPAPAPEPSVETYTSFSILSPSASPDSVAIGISKAKAAVEKFECPVCFRVFASGQALGGHKRSHVMADDDGELYAAGADQEQHSVAVGGFLDLNLPLAPLEEA, via the coding sequence ATGGAGCTTGCTGCGGCGAGGCGTGGATGCAAGGTCTGCGGGAAGAGCTTCCCGTGCGGCCGGTCGCTCGGGGGCCACATGCGGTCCCACCTCTCGCTcggcgacgcggcggcggaggtcgaTGCCGACAACGAGCTGAGGCGTGCTTCGGCGGACGGTGGACGAAGCTCCAATGGCGCTGTCGGGTACGGGCTGAGGGAGAACCCCAGGAAGACGCGGCGGCTGTCCGACTTCGCcgaagagaaagaggaggacGGTGGCGATGTCGATGTCGATGGCGAGCACAAGGCGTGCCGGGAGTGCGGTAAGCTGTTCTCGTCGTGGAGGTCGCTCTTCGGGCACATGCGAAACCATGCGTTCGGCGGGAGAGATCGCGACGAGGACGAAGACGTGGACGTGGAAGAGGAGTTCGTTCccgaggaggcggaggcagaGTATGCGGAGATGGTGGTGCCGATGGAGGCGCCtgtgccggcgccggcgacggtgTTGGCCGCGGCCCCCATGAGGAGGCGCCGGTCGATGTGCGTGGCGGCGccggcccccgcgccgccgccggtgccgaGCGGGTTCGAGAAGGAGCAGGAGGACGTCGCGCTCTGCCTCTTGATGCTCTCACGCGACACCGGCCTGTGGAGCTCGCCAGTCAAGGAGGAGCCTTTCGAGAAGGGGAACGAGCACAAGAAGGCGACGATGAAGCAGGCGCGCCTCCCAAGAAACGGCCGCGCTTACGATTCCGAGGACGATTCAGCTCTGCTTCAGTACGGCGATGCCAAGATCAAGAGCGGCGTCGCCAAGAGCAGGAAGCGAAGCTCGCCGAAACAGCAACGCGAGGCCGTGGCGACGAAGCGGACCCGGTACGAGTGCCCCGGGTGCGGCAAGGTGTTCAGTTCGTATCAGGCGCTCGGCGGCCACCGCGCGAGCCACAAGCGGATCAACACCAGCTGCAGCGCCCCCAAGGtcacccccgcccccgcccccgcgccGGAGCCGAGCGTCGAGACGTACACATCGTTCAGCATCCTGTCCCCCTCGGCCTCGCCGGACTCGGTGGCCATCGGCATTAGCAAGGCGAAGGCGGCCGTGGAGAAGTTCGAATGCCCGGTCTGCTTCAGGGTGTTCGCGTCCGGTCAGGCGCTCGGCGGCCACAAGCGGTCGCACGTGATggccgacgacgacggcgagctCTACGCCGCTGGCGCGGACCAGGAGCAGCATTCCGTGGCGGTGGGCGGGTTTCTTGATCTCAACCTCCCGCTGGCTCCACTGGAGGAGGCTTGA